The nucleotide window ATCTCTAAATGATGTAATTCAACTTCACTAAACTCTAAGCCTCAACGGTTTAATATTACAAACTTATACGATACATTATTGTTGGAATATTGAACCCCTAATTTGTCTAAGGAACAAGTTACTCTATATGTTCCTTTGACGAGTATTGACACTGCATTAAGTAAAATGAGTAAAGTAATAATACATTACTTTATCGTGGAAAACCCCAACccataaaggaaaaaaaaactacgATCTACATCTCTATATGATTTAATTCAACTTCACTAAACTCTAATCCTCAACAGTTTAATATTACAAACTTATGTAACCTAaggaattataaactctaatttCTAAACATCAACAATCAACCAGATCGTTGATTCTACTTCAAGCTATGAATTCAAACTACTACTCTTGCAATCCTAGGAACTAATTCTAATTCCTAAACATTAACACAAACCTCCCAATATTTATGTTCCCAAGTCTCCAAGTCGTCCCAACTTGAAGTCTATGCTCCTACTCTAGTTTATGCCTCATTGGATTTAGAAAGCATTAAAGATACCACTCAATAAAATTCAATACAAGCAAACTTGACTTAAGAAATATAAAATGTAAGCCTATGGATCAGGTTCTTCAATTTTGTTTCCATGTGTTGGCTACACTTGGATCTTCAGTCAGAATTCTCTCAAATATGAACTCCCTTTATTTGATTGTGTTCTTCTTGTAAGTTATTTGTGAAAACCTAACTATATTTATAGATGTGAGACTTCTCCTTCTGTGAGTCAAAATTGGTCCTTCTAacgatttttttttccttttgagattttgtttATGGCTTTGACTTGAAAATACTTTTCATGTAGGAATCCTCTATGAAAGGAAACTTTATGCAACTGGACTCTTGTCGTAAACGCAACTCATCCACCGCCTAATAACTTTTACTTCGCGTGGTTGACCCTCTCCTAATTCTAGTCGGACTCGATCTGATAAGAACATGTCGGCTCAAACCTTTCATCTATTTCCTTatttgtcaatcatcaaaatctTTTTCGATATAACAATTACGAAACAATACGTATAAAAATCCAAACACAAAGCGTTAGTAGTTTGCTCTCCATACAGAAAAAGTGTATTCTTCTCATTGCCTACTTCTAGAGAATATaacaaaagtaataatttaaagCTTTCCTGCATAAGACAACAAATTAGCATTAGTTAATCTTATCCTGTTTGTGATCTAGAGAACAAATTGATGATGATTTAGCTTGTTCCACTTATTAGATGATGAAAGTGAAAATCCTAAGTATCTAATTGAAAATatacccacaacaaattcaatTTTCTCAATCAAGACCTTCATTATGAAATCATTTATTCCTGTCATGAAAATATTAGATTTCTCCATCTTTGCTCTAAGATCAGTGACCTCACTAAAGTGATTtagtgttaaaaaaaataattttaatatctcaagaaaaattattatatctcCTATTATATTTGAaagagaatattattttatgtcctAAATTATTTTCATTCCATAAATAGCCTTGACTAGTTATTATACTTAATAAATtgttaacattttttttcaatttcaattaacATATTCTTTGACCTTTTTTAAGTCATAACTCAATTGCCTTCAAATCACCTTTATTACTTCTTGAATAGTCTTGGTTaactggtttttttttttggttttccaatCGGTGTTCAAAACCCTTGATTGACTATTATTACTCTTCATGTGAGTTAGAGAACAGTTGCCTCTTAATTATTGTCATTAACATGACATTACCGTTGAAGCCAATTTATTTGGCATTAAGTCAAATTATGAGGAATATACTTATATTgattaaaatattcttaaaaataatatcttttgACACACATCAAACTATGAGTGTTAAATTTTTCACATGGCACCAAATACTGAaatgtgattttctttttaaaaaaaaatattagattatttaaaaatataaaatattaggaAAGAGACACAAGTCATCACCAATTTtgtaaaattagaaagaaactcaTAGCCTTTCCTCAAATCAATCTTCATTAAACATCtaagagagtttttttttttgagaaattacaagaatatactatttaagaacttaattaacaaaatatgtatatactcttttttatttataaaaaaattaggtttttaattacaaacatgacaaatatttaattttcgtttttttatttatatattttattttctgatttatttccttttttgggggGTTATGTGCTAAATTTATGggattgataattattgtttactttttggCTTTCCAACCATAATTAAActcttctatatatattttattttattttttattattattattattttatttttttttgcctaTATATTGAATttccaatttaaaaaatatatactttagtATCCGATTTATTTTCtttgggggagggggaggggggggggggNTTGGGGGGGCGGGGTTATTATGTGCTAAATTATGagattgataattattgtttactttttgacttttcaacCATAATTATActcttttatattattattttcttgctcatatattgatttttctctctcttaattttttattatcaaatcaaattactaATTGTAACCTTCTCTCACCtttttaatattgttttcaTGCAGATATCGTTTTCCATTATTGTGACtaaatttcaattattattttttttgaaattttaaaagttatcgaagttatttttttgacaaaatattttaatttgttattgtaTAACTTAAATAATCATTTGAATCTAGAAAGtttaataaagtaattaaaaacttacatattatataatttttgtacAACTTTGGTGTTAAGTCCTACAtaatagggaaaaaggacaaatttaCCTCCGAACTTTGATAAATGGTACGTATATGCCCTCCGTTATATTTTACGTTCACCTAAGCCCCTGCAGTCCAATTATAGGTACATACAtgcccctctcactaacggTCCCCTCATATTGtacacgtgtcttaatcctaATCAACTACCCGTTTGTCCTTtctttttaacccataaactaaCAACCCGCCCCATAAATTCAATACCCACCCGATTCCCTCTAAGATATATCCTAATTAAAAGACCCAAATCTCCATTGGAGAACAACTTCAATTTGGGCTGTGACAATTCGTTGGGTGTGTTAAATCAAGGTGGGAATGAGATGATGAATATtggattataattataataaatagttTTAACACACCCAACGAATTATAATAAATAGTTTTAACATACCCAACGATTTataataaatagttttaatCCCGAATTTTCCTTGCCACCATCGTCGATGTTCCTCGTATCCACAAACTCATCCACCAGATGGCCGTGTTTGAGCGACTCATCCATCTCTTCTCCGCCACAAAATCTTCACTTTCCTCCACTCTCTTCCCTGAGAACTCCCCACCTCCGTACACCtccttcatcattttccttCTCGAAGTTTCTCAAACCCCTTTCCCTCTAATCGACCAAAACTACCCAAATTTTAGCCCCATTCATAAAACGGTAAATCTGGATCTCCCGATTACCGACCCGCAAGCTGAAACGTTCAGATCGTGTGGAAATGATGTTGTGGTTGCTGGGCTTGTGTtgttttttcctaattattcgTCCTTCTTAGCGAAACCTGGGTTTTACATCGAGGATATATTTGTGAGAGAGTGTTATAGGAGGAAAAGTTTTGGAAAGATGTTGTCAGTTGTGGTTGCTCATGCGGCAAAAATGGGGTATGGAAGAGTGGAATGGGTGGTTCTAGATTGGAATGTGAATGCGAGCAAGTTTTATGAAGAAATggattaaattataattataataaattgtaTTCATCATCCCATTCCCACCTTGATTTAACACACCTAACGAATTATCACAGCCCAAATTAAAGTTGTTCTCCAATGGAGATTTGGGTCTTTTAATTAGGATATATCTTAGAGGGAATCGGGTGGCTATTGGGTTTATGGCGCGGGTTGttagtttatgggttaaaaagaaaggtcaaacgggtagttgattaggattaagacacgtgtaTAATATGAGGGGATCGTTAGTGAGAGGGGCATGTATGTACCTgtaattggacggcaggggcttaGGTGGACacaaagtataacggagggcatatACGTACCATTTATCAAAGTTCGAGGGTAAATTCGTCCTTTTTCCCTACATAATATGTTAATATTATATGTGTAAATTTCAtttatgacatatattatagtactattttcaagctatagcagtagatttagactttcaagctataacattaaaaatttcaggttataacaaatttacaaaaaaaagaaatgtttttattaattggaaaaaacttttaaaaaaaaaaagataaacgaaaatttaaaaaaaaaaacgaaattagaaataataaagaaaaaaattgaaaaaatggaaatagatgtattaattaaatttgaattgatttatgataatttttaattagcataaatttaggagatttaaactaattaggaatatttgttttccttaattcacttgaatctgttaaaattaattaaaaaatcttattttatccatttaaaaaaaaaaaaccagatgTAATTGATGTTGGTGCAACATTTAATGATctttgttttaaattgtaaGATTCGTTTATTCCAGTATTTATACAGATTGTATACAACTTCATACATctttaaaaatacttaattCACGCTTGTTAAGACAATATAATTTACAATTAGGTTGTAAATTGTCCAGgatgaaaaaaatgtaaaacaaaAATGTAATTGAGGTTgttacaaaatacaattatcacTATTTTACATTGGCATAATCGTTTATACAAGGTATTTATACATGTTGGATAccaacttcattttttatttttttttattcttttgtgtTAGAATATGAATTTGGATGCCAAAGGTGTACATTTTGGATACCAATTATAAGTCAGAGTTAGTTCATGAACTCTAAATTAGTAGTATGATTTCTTTCTAGTTAATAAGACATTGTAAAATCATAAACTTTAAATGTTGAATCCAATTTGTATGCATTTTGTATATAACTGTTATCCCAAGAATTATTATAGTCAATGTGTAATTTATCTTTAGAATGGTGTATCCATTTGGAATGCAGTCTGTATATAACTAGTATCCTGCGATTACAATAGTCAATCTGTAATTCATATGTAATTGGtatctttttgaaataaaacagtggatattatatatatcaaatacttaaagctgtaacaaacacaaaaatatcgtccaaaagtaaaaaaaaaaaactggtaATTCTAAAAAGTCTAAGGTGcaatcaactatctcaaatttGATCTCCGTGGTCTTGGTGTGGGATAATTGCTGGTATTCGGagcatgttcttttgctatgcggGGTCCATCAAATTTGCTAGCAACAGTGCCAGTTACTTCACTCTCACTGGTCACGCCATCAtcattctttgtttttccaTAATGCCATATGATTGTGGCATACCTTTGACGATGGTACTTTGCATCGATATCAACAGAACGCATATCAAAAACTCCATTACTGATGTATTCAGCAAATAGACACGTgtacaaaccacaatcactgaaaaaaatttgaaagaaaaatcattttataccattttcataccaatgttaaaaatttaaatacattaatgaagaaattgaaaaagaaaccttCCTATtagaaaaaatctcaatttcatatcaatattaGTCATAATTCATACAAAACAGAGTAATTTaacaattcataccatttgcATACCAATTTAACAACTCATACCATTGGGCTATACTGATATCAAACCAATTTCATACCAATgtcaaaacacaattcataccatttgcATACCAATATTATATCACATTTCATATAATATCCCAAAATCATATATTAAAGTGAGattcatataaatattattcacaTTTCGTACAAGTTTCACCCAAACAAAAGTTTCGAAACAACAATAAGCataatgtgatatttttagcaaaaaaatcactaatttgaataatgtgaaaataaattaaatataatacttaccctaacaactttttttgcctttttggaTATTCGAATTTCTGATtccttattttttgttgttcttcttgttgatggttttgaagattGAGCAATTTCTACACttgttactttttttcttttttatttcactaacaaaatcagAATTCGAATCAAAAGGGGTTTGTACAATTTCCCCCTTCctcttctttcccttttgattTGTCGGACTCACCATTTTCTTTGCTTcgttttttttctccttttgatcCTTCGACTGAGAGGAATCACACTTTGCAGGAATTTCAACATTCTTCGTGTGTAGATCTCATCCCACCATTAAATCATATAAATGTGGGAGTTctactgattttctttttgaatgaagAAGACGAACGTTGAAGATggtgagaaagaaaaagttagtTCTCTGTAAAAGAGAaacgtgggggtgggggtgtggGATTTACGTGTGGGTAAAAGAGGAAGGTGGGGGTTGCTATgtgaaatctggaaaaaaatcCCTAAAATGGTGGAAGAGATAATGACAATTGATTCTCTACTATTAATGGTATCCCTAAAATAGTAGAAGAGATAATGACAATTGATTCTctaatattaatgttatttctcttacttattaattataatgtaattataaaaatactaactaattaattaaactataaattaaaactaatctgttaatatttgtaattaaactgttataagtagtaatataaaaaaaatacatctaaaGGCTGTAATATTAAGCCTTAAATAGATATATGAGGTGATTTTTCCATATTATATTACACCTCAATATATACCATACAATATATCaaatttgtgtaaaaaatatatgtaccatataatatatatatcaacattatatcatctaaaatatcaaaattataccAACATTGTATCatctaaaatatcaaaattataccAATATTGTATCatctaaaatatcaaaattatatcatgtgaaatacaaatattatagcAACATATGCACCATCTAATGAACCGAACTTGTTGAtattttgtcatattttttttaaattgtcaGTTTATAACGTAacgaaaattattattttgataatattatcttttaaaatcaaCACTAATACAAACTTGAAAACATCAAATTACACTAGAACAATGTGATACCATTTACGAATAACATTGAAAATTTCTAATATCAAAATTGTACCATATAATAACACTAACATTGTACCATATAATATACctataattattaaattccACCCCATAATATATCAATCTAGTTGATATTTCGTgtcattctattttttttaaatgacatTTATACCACAAGGGAAACCAACATAAATAATAGGACtatctgaattttttttaataaacaacgaataaaattcaaaatcgcTAATATCATTCAATTAGATTCTGAAGAAAACAAACAtgtaacaaacaaaaaattagcTCAACAATATTAATCCTCATATGGTTATTTGGTCCAAGTTTTCTTGTTATGGTCATCTTTAGGCTATAACACATTTTCTAAACTTTACTTTAGACCTCttgaactttttttcttttcattggTATTTGCGTCATATATCACTCCTTCAATCTTGAAATTCACATATCTTCCTACAatatatttcaacaaaaaaaaaattaaataacctACTAAACACCAGTTCCCaacaattgaatttaaaatacacaatcatatttttttatatcaccAAACAACAGTTATATACAGAATAGTGTATAATATGGTTAAAAATTGGTGTCCACTTCATTATTCTTATAATGAAATTTGAACACCAATTTATaaccaactatatatataaaacattgATTTATGAAGATTGATAAAGTTGAACTTGATTATATGTAACACcataatttaatcaattaattatcaattttttcagtataatcaaactaataaaaatgaTGTAACGTATGGTTTaaacaataaagttaaaaaattgaaataatttattttaaaaatggaaATTATCATCGAGCAGAAATAAAATTCAGCAAATTGGAAAAAACGAAAATATCACCAAGTATAAAATTGCAAAATAACTCTTTCTCATTGAAACCACATCGATAAATTCTCAAATTGAATAAAcacaaaatttatcaataaaaaataaaatatgtgtgatcaattaaacaaaaatttcGGAAGgtgaaaaaacaaataattttagaacaatcaaaaacataaatgaatattcaaaattgtttttaaccgaaataatttgtttcaaaactaatttttcataataattaCCTGATGAATCTTATCTTCCGTCATTcttaactaaaactaaaacgtTGTAATTTTCAGCAGAATTATTAGAGAAGATCGAGAGTTTGATTGTGGTTAGTATACTGATGTTGAGAAGAATTATATTAATGATTGAGATAATTATGGAAGCAAAATAATAGAATAATTATGGaagcaaaataacaaaataaaaactaattaaggagtgaaaatttaatataataattatttatacgtattttattgtttgtgattttccatttttcttttttttttatttttttgtgtcttaCAAAAATTCTATTGCTATGTTTGTGAGAAGtcaaattattgttatatagaAGTTATTTATGTACTTAAATTGTATATTATGTTTATTACCCATTTATAGTGTTTGAGTATATCATGAGATTACCTTGCACAAAAGCTGCATGTTCAAAGTCTAGAACaaattatcttttatatatatatatatatatattatcgaGAGTTTATaggaaataatttatttatcgtattttaaataaaagtaatatttgcGTAACTCTACCTTTCCGAAACCTCattttatgaaactttttttttttatttttcttagttgcatttgacattatatttaaattttatcctAATCatctagaagaagtaaaaaattacaaacaacttaaaattaaaattttatccaTCAATGATATTAGTGTAGGAAAACCTGtagttataaatttttaaaactgttttaatttaaaaaaatataaaaatcaaaataaatgatttattgGAGTCCATTAAGTTTTggttcataaaataaataaatcttttttaaaaaattacgtgTGCACACTTCACACAGAGGTCAGAAAAACAAATGAGCGGAAGCGAAGGTAGTTCCGGCGGCGGAGAACCGGCGACATCATCGacggagaaggagaagaagaagaaagagaaagcgAGAGTTAGTCGAACATCGCTTATTCTATGGCACGCTCACCAAAACGATAAGGCTGCCGTCCGGAAACTTCTAGAAGAAGACCGTACGCTTGTTCAAGCTAGGGATTACGATAACCGCACTCCACTTCACGTTGCCGCCCTTCATGGTTGGATCGATATCGCCAAATGCTTGATAGAGTACGGCGCCGACGTTAATTCTCAGGATCGATGGAGGAATACGGTACGATCACCCGCTTCACATTTGTACGAAAATTGTGTTTTTTGTGTTTGAAATGATGAGTAGAAGTAAGATATTTTTTCGAAATGTTGGTTTGAAAAACTTTTGTTGGCTAGGGTTTATAATTTGGGGTTGCTGCTGTACATGAATGTTGATGAAGCTGGAACAAAGACCAAAGTTTCTATTCAGTAGAGacagagaagaaaataatttgtcTCTGTTTAAGATTCTGAATCCACTTTTTGATAAAGACTTCtgtataaaaaatgaataggagtcctctaatttatttttgaattaaactttttcatattttccaaGTCAGAAAGAGAAGATGTTTGAGAGgcaataaaaaatacaaaagaataaGAACACCTAAATAAGATCTCTTGCGTCAAACACCTTTTCACTTAACTATCACAGACCAATACATGCTACTTcatctttctccttcttcttatTGTTTACTCTGTATCGTGCGGTCCATTAACGAGTCTTTCTGTgtaagaatttaatttttttttttattaccgTGCTGGCCAGACCAGCTTTTgccacctcgactaattccatggAATACCTCACCTCCCACCAGCGACCGGCACCAGGTAACTCTGTCTACCGACACTAGGACAGTTGGAAAGGATCAGCTAGTGATTTTTGTCTCTGCTGAgttttgaacctgagacctaAGGGTTCTCAACCACTTCCTTGACCACTatgccacacccttgggtgcatttcatatttcttattttgctccacccattttatttttaattaactatTGAAGGTTTACTTGAACTAATCTTTTGCCAAATCCCTACTGAACTTCAAAAATAAGTTTTCACACTATAGAAAGACCAGTTCTTGTGCATAAGCCACCATTTGGCTTCATTtatagaaaattttattttcactatAAATGGCCTATGTTATATTTTGGGGATCGCCTATGTGCATTTGGTGATCGCCTATACCAAGAGGCGGATCCAGCATTAGGAGGTTCCAGGTGCCACACTGTCTAAATCGAATAAACGGGTCAATTCCTTCAATTTTGGGTTACGATTCGGGTTATTTATCTTGGTCGATTTGTATAGACAAATTGATCGAATATTCATagttagtaatttttttttctagataTTTTGAGATTAAAGATATTTAAGTTGTCCAATTCTTTTTGTAGGAATAAAAATTTAacgttaaaaaaattgaacttgtaTAAACCATCTAATATTGttatattcatatataattttctatgtGGTGTTGTAGATATATAGTTGAGAAAGATTAAGAATTATAGCTTCAATTCAGTCATCTTCACATAGCTCAAACATcaataaaagatcaaaataacctttaagttttataaattcTAACATAATACTATGTGACATTTTaaatatagtatttattgatATGAGATACGCACGTGACACTCGTATCAAGTGATTAATACTCAGTGAAAGTGAAAGTTAAAACGGttaagaattaattaaaataaaaaataagcaatTTGAATTAGTAAAGAATAGAAGTATAAGAAGAATTATTGGGGAAAAAAGAGAGTTGAAGCTCTTCTTCGCGAATCGCAGCAACCAAAAGAGGAAGCCAAAAATAATAGTGTTGCACTTCAAGTTCGAACTCTCATCGCTTGGGTGGTACATTGCGTTGTTTGCCACTAGCACCTTTCGTTCTTTTGTTCCTCAGGGTGGCAGgatttaaatatatacaatttcttatatatacacacaccgTTTCATCGAGGCACTGGGTGCCGTGGCACCCCCAACCTTATACGTAGATCTACCCCTGCCTATACCTAATGTTATAGGGAAAAGGTGATCATAAAGATCCCTTCCTCTTTATTTTTCCCATTAATAGAAAGTTCAAAGTGGTAGAATCTAATGAAGACGACCATAAATCGAAGAGATGAATTGAGCATCTGTGATTCAATGAAATAGAGAACATTGGTTATGAAGTTGTTCGTGACGAAGAAGTCGGAGAATTAGAGATCCGAGCGATGAATAACAATAATGATATAGTGTTAttgaggtatgtgagtttttgaTAATGAGTGTTAAAAAATTTCATccagaataataaaatttgataatCAAGATGAAGAATGTACGTCAATCCAATTGAAGTATTAGGCTTTGAGCAGAAAAGGGTACAAAATATGGAGAAACATGAGGttagaagagttgaagaagagATATGTAATAAAAGTTTTAGTTTGAGCAATCTAAATTTAGGATAAACGATCTTTAATTATGGTAGGCGATCTATTCAACATGATATTGTTTTAGACCATAACGACCTCTTATTTTGTTGAATTGTCGGTTTCATATAGTGATTGATGATATCGGCAGTATATTGATAAGATGGCTATTAGATGTGGGATTGGAAATTTGTTAGGTGTGTTCAAAGGTATTATAGATTCAAAACAAGAtttattaactaaaataattaatgaagctggttttgaagattttctAGAGTTTGAAGAGCGATATTGAAGGTGTAGTTGCTCTCATAGAGGTTATACCATTATGCGTTACTTAGACAAATTGAACCAAAAAACAAGAATGAGCTTGCATTTTGGTCGGCAACTAACCTATTTGATTGGACTTACGAGCCAAAGTTATTGAGTGAACCGCAAAGATTGTCGAGCAAGATTAACCTTGGAAAACATTTTGAAAGTAttaaccaacaacaacaacatgcccagtgagatcccactaggtggggtctggggagggtaaattgtacgcagaccttgccactacctcgtagaggtagagaggctgtttccaggagaccctcagctcaagaacaaCAAATCTTTTGAAAGTATTAACCAATTTCTAAATATCAGTACAAGAAAAAGATGCGAAAAAACACAATTGATGGGCAAGATGGCACACACAACTGCTGATAGCTACAATGaccaaacaaagtaataacTTGATAACACAAGGAGTAGTGTAAcagttaattgtattttggaTCAGGCAAATTAGGCTGAGTTTAAACAAATTTTTACCTCATTTTTCTGAAATGTAACTCTTATTCTCATCCTTGTTCTTCACCTTAATCAAAACATTCCAATGCCATCTCAAAATTCTAGTAATGGCACTTGGATGCTCGGTTGATCTCACACCAAGGATTCTTCTCATATATGTCAATTGTCTAACATGCCATATCTTCAACCAAAAAGACAACAATTGTTACCAAGTTCCCATAATTAGTAGCTAAAATTAAATAAGCGTGAAAAGAACAAGATACAAGTCTCCCAAATACATCTGATAAGCCACCTACAATGTATTTTACCAAGGTCCCCTCTGGTTCATCTCCCTTAGCAATCTTTACGACTCTCAATAGCTTTGCCTTGTAAGTCCAAACTGTATAGACttatttccaacaaaaaaatcagAACTCTTGTTTTGGTTTCTTTTTTCGATTTGTCTAAATAACACATAATGATATAACCCTTTGTGAAAGCAACTAAACTTGTAATATTGCTTCTTCAACTCAAGAAAGTATCCAACATCAACGTCATTATTCATTTTAGTTAGATCCTGTTTTGAATCTATAACATTCTTGAAGACTTCTAACATATTTCCATCACCTATCGGCATATTACCGGTATCTATAACAATATTgaaatcaataattcaataatatagGAGGTCCTACGGTGTAA belongs to Solanum stenotomum isolate F172 chromosome 1, ASM1918654v1, whole genome shotgun sequence and includes:
- the LOC125857894 gene encoding probable acetyltransferase NATA1-like; translation: RIFLATIVDVPRIHKLIHQMAVFERLIHLFSATKSSLSSTLFPENSPPPYTSFIIFLLEVSQTPFPLIDQNYPNFSPIHKTVNLDLPITDPQAETFRSCGNDVVVAGLVLFFPNYSSFLAKPGFYIEDIFVRECYRRKSFGKMLSVVVAHAAKMGYGRVEWVVLDWNVNASKFYEEMD